Proteins found in one Penaeus vannamei isolate JL-2024 chromosome 43, ASM4276789v1, whole genome shotgun sequence genomic segment:
- the LOC138860783 gene encoding uncharacterized protein, which produces MRRCMTAPRPAITCHTELVIRAVTFPVASANHVMQHMVAKSCWHRSFSAAAASPSPITLHIPSHHSPHNPSFTSPSLSTSLHITPHSHPSPSLHIPPHNPSFTPPSLHIPPHNPSFTPPSLSTSLHITPHSTTSSSLHIPPHSPSFTPTSLSTSLHINPHSTTSSSLHIPPHSPSFTPPSLSTSLHITPHSPPITLHIPPHNPSFTPPSLSTSLHITPHSHPHHSPHPST; this is translated from the exons ATGCGGCGTTGCATGACAGCGCCTCGACCCGCCATAACCTGTCATACAGAACTTGTCATACGAGCTGTCACATTCCCCGTGGCATCCGCAAACCACGTTATGCAACATATGGTCGCCAAGTCATGCTGGCACCGGAGCTTCTCTGCTGCTGCCGCTTCTCCGT CCCCCATCACTCTCCACATCCCGTCACATCACTCTCCACATAACCCCTCATTCACATCCCCATCACTCTCCACATCCCTCCACATAACCCCTCATTCACACCCATCACCATCGCTCCACATCCCTCCACATAACCCCTCATTCACACCCCCATCACTCCACATCCCTCCACATAACCCCTCATTCACACCCCCATCACTCTCCACATCCCTCCACATAACCCCTCATTCAACCACATCATCATCGCTCCACATCCCTCCACATAGCCCCTCATTCACACCCACATCACTCTCCACATCCCTCCACATAAACCCTCATTCAACCACATCATCATCGCTCCACATCCCTCCACATAGCCCCTCATTCACACCCCCATCACTCTCCACATCCCTCCACATAACCCCTCATTCACCCCCCATCACTCTCCACATCCCTCCACATAacccctcattcacccccccATCACTCTCCACATCCCTCCACATAACCCCTCATTCACACCCTCATCACTCTCCACATCCTTCCACATAA